From the Brachyspira intermedia PWS/A genome, the window GTCTAAGAATCCGCCTTTATCCAATATCTTTATAGCTCTGTTTGAAGCATCAAATTCAACAGGTAAAGTAACTAAGGAGAAGAATACAGCAAATGCAAAAAGTATAATACCAGCCATCATTATATAGTATGAGAAACTTCCTGCACCTCCTATCATAATACCTAATAATACCAAGAAAGGTCCGAATTGATCACCTATAGCACATAAAGGATAAAAGCCATTTCTTATAGAAAGAGGAGCATATCCTCTGTTATGCTGTATAGCATGTCCTACCTCATGAGCAGCAACTCCCAAAGCAGCAACATCTGTACCATCATATACACCATGAGAAAGTCTTAATACTCTTGAAGAAGGGTCATAATGATCAGTTAATGTACCGCCTATTCTTTCAACAGGAATATCTATTCCATATCCTTCTAGAATATATTTTGCTGTTTGAGCACCTGTAATTCCTCTTTTATTTTCCATTCTGCTGTATTTAGCATAGGTGGATTTTACTTTCATTTGAGCCCAGAAACCAAGAATTATACCTGGAATTAGTATCCATATATATCCGAAATAATATTCAAAATATCCAAACATTAAAAACCTCCTATTTTTTAGTATTTTTCATTTATAAATATATGAATTAATTACAATAATTATAACATTTTTTTATAACTATGTTAATAGTTTTAATGTAAAATTAAATTTTGTATGTTATATAATTATTTTATAATAGCTGATAATTTTATTTTTAAGTAAGTTATCAGCTGCTCGTTTATGACAGAAAATCAATAAACTTTATCTATTATTGCTAGTCATAAACTCGCTTTATAATAGCTGACAACTAAAGTTATCAGCTGCTCGTTTATGACTGAAAAATTAATAAACTTTATCTATTATTGCTAGTCATAAACTCGCTTTATAATAGCTGACAACTAAAGTTATCAGCTGCTCGTTTATGACTGAAAAATTAATAAACTTTATCAGCATTTTTAATTGTGTATTCTAGGGTTTTTCCTACTGCTTCTAAAGTCTTTTTATCTAATTTATCTATAGTATCCTGTGATGTATGATGAAATGGATATCCCATATCTATAACATCAATGAAAGGTATTCTCTCATTTAAAAAAGGAGTATGATCATCTATTATAGTGCCATAATGTCCGTCAATAAAATATTCTTTGTATCCTAAATTATTAGCATAATTCCACACTTTATCATATATTGTAGAATAATATGTATGGGCAAAACTTTCATATCTGAATTTAGCATTTTTGCTTCCAACCATATCAAGAAGTATACCGAATTTTATTTTTTGTTTATCTAATATTTTATCTCTTAATATAATTTCATTAACAAAAGCAATGCTTCCCTGTATCCAATCTGTTTCTATTAAAGAATCACCTTCTACATCGAATAGATTTCCGTCATCTTCCAAATCGAATAGTACAAAGCATACACTATAAGGCAAATCATTATAATTTTTTAAAGCCTTCATAAGTTCAAGTAAAACACCACTGCTGCTTGCTCCATCATTAGCACCGCTTATAGGCTTATCTCTATTAAATAGTACAGGGTCTTTTTCAGCAACAGAACGGCTGTCAAAATGACTAGTAATAATTACATAATCATCAGTTTTGCCTTTTAGAAATGCATATATATTTTCGCCTTTTCTTCCTTTTATGTAAGGAGCTTCAAAATTATGACTATAAACTTCATATCCAAGATTAGAAATTTCCTGTTTAAAAAACTCTCTTACTTTTTTATGAGCTTCAGATCCATAATTGCGAGGGCCTAAATCTGTTTGTTTTTTTATATAACTATAGGCATTATCAGCGTTGAAATAAAAATTTTCATTAATTTTTTGATTGTTTTCTTTTTGAGCTGTATTTGCTTTGGCGTTACTGCATGAATATAACATTATTGTCATTACTATAAAAAGGGTTGTAATATATTTCATATTTTTATAACCATATATATTTATTTGTATTGTGTTTGTTGATTTTAATTTAA encodes:
- a CDS encoding M28 family peptidase produces the protein MKYITTLFIVMTIMLYSCSNAKANTAQKENNQKINENFYFNADNAYSYIKKQTDLGPRNYGSEAHKKVREFFKQEISNLGYEVYSHNFEAPYIKGRKGENIYAFLKGKTDDYVIITSHFDSRSVAEKDPVLFNRDKPISGANDGASSSGVLLELMKALKNYNDLPYSVCFVLFDLEDDGNLFDVEGDSLIETDWIQGSIAFVNEIILRDKILDKQKIKFGILLDMVGSKNAKFRYESFAHTYYSTIYDKVWNYANNLGYKEYFIDGHYGTIIDDHTPFLNERIPFIDVIDMGYPFHHTSQDTIDKLDKKTLEAVGKTLEYTIKNADKVY
- a CDS encoding zinc metallopeptidase, producing the protein MFGYFEYYFGYIWILIPGIILGFWAQMKVKSTYAKYSRMENKRGITGAQTAKYILEGYGIDIPVERIGGTLTDHYDPSSRVLRLSHGVYDGTDVAALGVAAHEVGHAIQHNRGYAPLSIRNGFYPLCAIGDQFGPFLVLLGIMIGGAGSFSYYIMMAGIILFAFAVFFSLVTLPVEFDASNRAIKILDKGGFLDSEELDGAKKVLSAAALTYVAAAVTAILTLLRLLMLAQRRRD